In Anseongella ginsenosidimutans, one genomic interval encodes:
- a CDS encoding SDR family oxidoreductase — translation MNPIEGKIILVTGAGRGLGAAICKTLSAEGGTTILTDIQPQGLESTLKEIKGQGCNARSFIMDVGNEESVQEVMEKVIAEYGGLDIVINNAGIDYTKSIEELSLDEWDRVMSVNLRGPFIISKAAFPHLRKSGRGHIVNIVSTACKRTWANASAYHASKWGLLGFTHAMHVEARKENIKVTAVVAGGMQTPFILDRFPETDLKFLQDPQNVADTIRYVLSQPAETVIPEIMVIPMTETSWP, via the coding sequence ATGAATCCAATCGAAGGAAAAATCATTCTTGTCACCGGCGCCGGACGCGGCCTTGGCGCGGCGATCTGTAAGACGCTTTCTGCCGAAGGCGGCACCACCATTCTAACAGATATTCAACCCCAGGGCCTGGAAAGCACGCTGAAGGAGATCAAGGGGCAGGGCTGCAACGCCAGGAGTTTTATCATGGACGTTGGGAATGAAGAAAGCGTACAGGAAGTAATGGAAAAGGTGATCGCCGAATATGGCGGGCTTGATATCGTAATAAATAACGCAGGCATTGATTATACCAAGTCCATTGAAGAACTAAGCCTGGATGAATGGGACCGTGTCATGAGCGTCAATCTGCGGGGACCCTTTATCATCTCTAAAGCCGCGTTTCCGCATCTCAGGAAAAGTGGCAGAGGGCATATTGTAAATATTGTCTCCACCGCCTGCAAGCGCACATGGGCGAATGCTTCGGCTTATCATGCCAGCAAATGGGGACTGCTTGGCTTTACTCACGCCATGCATGTAGAAGCCCGCAAAGAAAACATTAAAGTAACGGCGGTGGTAGCGGGAGGCATGCAAACTCCCTTTATACTGGACCGCTTTCCTGAGACCGACCTGAAATTCCTCCAGGATCCGCAAAACGTAGCAGACACGATCAGGTATGTGCTTTCCCAGCCTGCCGAAACGGTAATCCCTGAAATTATGGTTATACCAATGACAGAAACTTCATGGCCTTAA